The Zygotorulaspora mrakii chromosome 3, complete sequence genome includes a region encoding these proteins:
- the YHB1 gene encoding flavohemoglobin, which translates to MLSTQTRTIVKATVPVLEENGVTITKLFYKNMLGSHKELLNIFNRVNQAKGAQPTALATTVLAAAKQIDDLSVLLPHVEQIGHKHRALQIMPEHYPIVGENLLNAIKQVLGDAATPEIINAWAEAYSAIADIFISVEKKMYDEAVWPSWQPFEVVSREQVGSEIVEFTVKPKPASGIDLDRLPIIAGQYLTVKTHPSRHQNQYDALRHYSICSASTKDGLRFAVKLETEKDKPNGLVSEYLHKDVSIGDELLLSAPAGDFKLDEKLKNQNEIPLVLLAAGVGATPLLAMLEEQVTVNSKRPIIWIQSSFDESSLAFKKHVDEALQKASNSKKIVVYTESQSRIDDKFLKENVPAGADVYICGSFNFMQSMIDHFAVLKHQQDAIHYEPFGPKMATVKV; encoded by the coding sequence ATGCTTTCTACACAAACCCGTACCATTGTCAAGGCCACAGTCCCCGTTTTAGAGGAAAATGGTGTTACAATCACCAAGCTGTTCTACAAGAACATGTTGGGAAGCCATAAGGAActattgaatattttcaacagaGTCAACCAAGCCAAGGGGGCTCAACCAACTGCTTTGGCTACAACTGTTTTAGCAGCAGCCAAACAAATTGATGACTTGTCTGTTCTACTACCTCACGTTGAACAAATTGGTCACAAGCACAGAGCTTTGCAAATCATGCCAGAACATTATCCTATTGTTGGTGAAAACCTTCTAAATGCTATCAAACAAGTTTTGGGTGATGCTGCTACGCCAGAAATTATCAACGCGTGGGCCGAAGCTTACAGCGCTATTGCCGATATTTTCATtagtgttgaaaagaaaatgtaCGATGAAGCTGTTTGGCCTAGCTGGCAACCATTTGAAGTTGTTTCACGTGAACAAGTTGGTTCTGAAATCGTTGAATTTACCGTTAAGCCAAAGCCAGCTTCCGGTATTGATCTGGATAGGCTTCCTATCATTGCAGGACAATATTTAACTGTTAAAACACACCCAAGTAGACATCAGAACCAGTATGATGCATTGCGTCATTACTCTATCTGTTCAGCTTCTACTAAGGATGGTTTGAGATTTGCTGTAAAGTTGGAGACCGAAAAGGACAAGCCAAATGGTTTGGTTTCTGAATACTTGCACAAAGATGTTTCTATTGGAGACGAATTGTTGCTGAGTGCACCAGCTGgtgatttcaaattggacgaaaaactgaagaatcaaaatgAGATTCCACTAGTGCTATTGGCAGCTGGTGTTGGTGCAACACCATTGTTGGCTATGTTAGAAGAACAAGTTACTGTGAATTCTAAGAGACCTATTATCTGGATCCAATCATCCTTTGATGAGTCTTCTCTAGCTTTCAAGAAGCACGTTGATGAAGCCCTACAGAAAGCATCTAATAGTAAGAAGATTGTTGTGTACACTGAATCACAATCCCGTATAGATGATAAATTCTTAAAGGAAAACGTTCCAGCAGGTGCTGATGTATACATCTGTGgttctttcaatttcatgCAATCCATGATTGATCATTTTGCAGTTCTAAAGCATCAACAGGATGCTATTCATTATGAGCCATTCGGACCAAAGATGGCGACTGTTAAAGTGTAA